The Calditerrivibrio sp. genomic interval ACTGTTGCTTTGATGTTGTATTGGGACCTCTTTGCATTCACAAGTCTAGCTATAGCCCCTCCAACAGGATAATAAACGCCGGTCACACCACCAGTACCTATGGTGACAAATGTTTGCTTAGTTGCAAACACCGATCCAGAGACAATAAGTAAAAAACCTAACACCATCATTAACAATTTTTTCATTTTATACCTCCTGCATATTCGTTATTTTATTTTATCTATTTTTGTTTTCATGTCAAGATATTATTAACCTTATAGCTCTTATTTTATATAACTAGATGATAAGAAATAAACTTTGTTAAGTTAGTTTTTAACACAATTAAGTCTGACCAAACAAATTTTTGTATTGAATAATTATTTTATATGGTATAATTATAATATGGGGGAACTATGGATCAAGAAAAGGTTAATTATTATGCAAATATACTTGAATTAGGCTACAATTTTACCTTAGAGGAGATAAAAAAGAACTATTATAGGCTTATTAAGCAATATCATCCCGACAAAATCACAGACAAGTCTTCAAAAGAGTATTATGAAATCTTGACCCATTTCCATAAGATCAATGAAGCCTACGATTTTCTGCTCAAACATTATAGTCAAATTTCACCTAAAAGCTATAAATCTGAGGAGCAAACAGAAAAAGATTTAGAAGCATACTTTTCAAATGGTTACCGTTTTTTCAAAAAGGGTGACATAAACTCTGCCCTTGATTGCTTTATGATATGCCACAGAAGGGA includes:
- a CDS encoding DnaJ domain-containing protein; this translates as MDQEKVNYYANILELGYNFTLEEIKKNYYRLIKQYHPDKITDKSSKEYYEILTHFHKINEAYDFLLKHYSQISPKSYKSEEQTEKDLEAYFSNGYRFFKKGDINSALDCFMICHRRDPKNTNYIRMIVRCLMTKDRRLLEAIEYAKALLEIEPYISENYYLIGRCYYLLKNFQLALSYLKKAHSMGYNAEDIETILEQLEPKSFVKKMLTKFKKS